The following is a genomic window from Geoalkalibacter halelectricus.
CTTGTCATTTTTTTGACAGACCATAGGTGCTCTTCATGAAGCTAAGCGTCATCGTCCCGGCTTACCGACTGGCTCCCTACATTCACGAGTGCCTGCTCAGCTTGCTGGCTCAGCGCACAGATTTCCCATTTGAAGTCCTGGTCTGCAACGATGCGTCTCCAGATGACACGCTTGCAGCCCTGCAACCCCTGGCCGAGGCGTTTAGCAACCTGCGGGTCCTGAACAATCCTGAAAATCTCGGTCTCATTGGCACCATGGGACGTCTTCTCGCAGAGTGTCGGGGCCAATACATCGCTTATATCGATGGCGACGATCTGGCGCTGCCCGGCAAATTGCAGAAACAGGTCGATTACCTGGATGGCCATCCCGAGTGCGGTCTGGTCTATCATGAATCCCAGGTGTTTGACAGCGCTACCGGCGCCATTCTCAAACACTTCAGCCGCGAGTACTACAACGCCGCGTACATCCCTCAGCGGGCCAATATCACCCACCTGATTCGTTACGGGGTTTTTCTGCAGGCCGGAAGCATCATGTTTCGCCGCCACGATCGTCTGCAGCAATCCCTCCAGCACGGTTGCCGCATCATCTGCGATTATCCCTGGCATATTGCCAATGCTCATTACACGGGCGGAACCATTGACCGGTTGGATGAGGTGTTGGGGCGCTACCGGATTCATTCCTCCAGTTTCGGCGCCCAGACCGGCCGCAGTCTTGAGCGGCGCGTGACCGTAACCCGCGAACTTGAACAGGCGTGCCGCCATGCCGAAGCGCTCGGGATTGACGCTCCAATCGTCGCCCAAGGCATTAGTCATCATCGCTTTTCCGCTGCCCTATATTTTCTGCGTGCTGGTGCCGATGAGCTGTTCATCCAGATGATTGAGGAGGCACAGTGCGACGGGTGGTATTTCGATGACCGTCATCGTTTTGCCTTCGAAAAACGTCGCTTTCCAGAGGAAGTCCGAGCAATGCTGGGGTGGGCAGCATGAGCGAGCATTATGAAGCCTTGATTGTCGGTGCCGGTTTTTCCGGCGCCGTTCTCGCCGAACGGCTGGCAAGCCAGCTTGGGTGGCGGGTTCTGGTGGTGGACAAGCGTGAGCATGTGGGGGGCAATTGCTTCGATGAGTGCGACGAGAAGGGCATCCTCGTCCATCGCTACGGACCACATATCTTTCACACGGATCATCAGCAGGTGGTGGACTACCTATCGCAATTCACCGCCTGGCGTCCCTACGAACACCGTGTCCTTGCTTCCATCGACGGGCAACTTGTTCCGCTGCCCTTCAATCTCAACAGCATCGACAAGCTTTTCACCACATCCAAGGCCAGGGTGCTTGCCGATGCTTTGGTCGAAAACTTCGGCGAAGGCACGCGTGTACCCATCCTGAAGCTGCGCGAGTCAAGCAATCCGCTGCTGCAGGAGTTGGCCGGGTTCGTTTACGACAAAGTGTTTTTGAACTACACCACCAAGCAGTGGGGATGCCGCCCTGAGGACATTTCTCCGGAGGTCACGGCGCGGGTGCCGGTGATAGTTGGTCGTGACGATCGCTATTTTGCTGACGTTTTTCAGGCGGTGCCAGCCGAGGGCTACACCAAATTGTTCGAGAGCATCCTGGCTCATCCGAAAATCGACCTGCGGCTGAAAACAGATTATGCCGATATTTCTAAATTTAACAGGGAAACTGGCGAAATCAGTTTAATGGGCAACACGTTCAAAGGCGTCCTTATCTTTACCGGAATGGTTGACGAACTGTTCGGATTTTGCCATGGAGAATTACCCTATCGTTCCTTGCGCTTTGATTTTCAGCACCACGATCAGGAATTTTTTCAGCCGACCGCCGTGGTCAACTATCCCAACGAGCACACCTACACCCGCATTACCGAATTCAAGCACTTGAGTGGGCAAAAAAACTCGGGAACCAGCATCGTGTACGAATATCCCCAACCCTATGATCGGCAAAACCCGGCTGCGAATATCCCCTACTATCCGGTTTTCGATGAAACGGGGAAAAAGGCCTATGAGCACTATGAGGCGGCCTTGCAGGGACACGCTAAGGTTTTTGCGGTGGGGCGGCTCGCTCAATATCGGTATTTGGACATGGATGATGCGGTTGCCAACGCATTAGATGTCTTCGCCAGTCTTAGCAAGTTTGCATCGAAAAGACGTTGCCTGGGATGGGAGAACACATGAAGCAACCGGCCGTTACAGTCGTCATTTGCAATTTCAACAAGCGTGAAGATGTCGTACGAGCCGTGCAGTCGGTTCATGACAGCCACAATGTCCAATGCACAACCCTGGTCATCGACAATGCGTCCACCGACGGCTCCCAGGATCTGCTCAGGGAGCGCTTCGGCGATAGGATACAGTTGGTCGAATTGCCTTGCAATATCGGCGGCGCGGGTGGCTTCGGTACAGGGATGACACGGGCACTGGCTGAACCTTCTGAATTCGTGCTGCTGTTAGACAATGACGCCTTTCTGGAGCCAGATGCACTGGCGCAGATGTGCGATTTCCTAGTACAGAGGCCGGATGTAGCAGTCGTTGGGCCGGCTATTTTGTTCGATCAGCAGCGGGATTTGGTGCAGGAACTTGGCGGCCGGATTAACGAGAGGTTTGTGTTCCACCCTAACTTCAGGGGCAGCGCCCGCACTGAACTGCCAGCTGCACCCTATTGCTGTGACTATGTGCCAGCCTGCTGTTTGCTCACCCGCCGAGAGGTCATCGATCAGGTCGGCGTTTTTGACCCGAGCTACTTTCTTTACTGGGATGATGTCGACTGGTGCAGCCGTGTCAGGCAGCAGACGGGCATGACGATCCAGGGATTGCCGAGCGCGATTGCTTGGCACCGCGGTGGCAGTGCCACCAATCCGATCGCACGCTACTACCAGTGGCGCAACCGCTTGAAATACTTTTCGGCCCACTTGCAGCCGGCGCAGTGGCCGGCCTTTGCCGTGTCCTTTGCCGAACAGGTCATGATGGCACTGGTCAATTCACGGCTGAGCGGGAAAGAAAATGTCGTTGCAGCCATCGAGGCCGCGTTGGAAGATGCGACGGCTAGACGTTTCGATCGCTGCCAAAACACCGAACGTTTTATTGCCGTCAAGCCTCGACAACCCTATACCGCCAAGGCTTCGGCGGTGGTGCACGAATGCGGACACGTTTTCGATGCCATCGGTCTGCAGGGGGTGGATTACATCCAGGACGCCTACGGTAATCGTATCGGCTCGCTGGCGGCCACAGAAGCCGCCGCGCTTGCCAAGAATTGCTGTGACTATGCGAGGCTGATCGCAGCCTCGCTTGCTACTCTGGCACCTTGTGACTGACAGATTTGTTGCGAAGCGAGGATTCAGTGCCCATCACAAACAAGATTTCCATGACGATGGTCTACGAGGTGAACCTTGCGACCAGGGGCTCCATCGGCATCAAGAAAAAGATGCTGGGCCAGGCAGAGGCTTTCAGTTTGCATTGCCGCCGAGTCGAAGTCATTTGCCTCGACCGGGCCACGATCATTGGCCTAACGTTTGTGGATGGCAAGAACATTGCGCGGCGAGAGCTATTGCACGATGTGGGTATTGACGAATTCTTCACAGCGGCTTGCCGTGTACTCAAAGATTTCCTTTCTGGCATGGATGTCTTCTATTTCCGTTTTGCACCCATGCGCAATGCTGGACTTGCAGACTGTCTTAGGCTGGTGCGGGAAAGTGGATACCCCGTTTTTTTGGAGGTGCCTACCTACCCATATATCAAAGAGCTCAGTGAGGAGCACAAGCAGCTAGATGCCACATTCCAGCCCAACCTAAATGCTCTTGCCACGACAGTTTTCAGTCCGTCGGTGCCATCGCACCTAGAGCGGCTGTTCGGCTCGCCTTTGGTGAGAATGCAAAACGGCATTGCCTGCAACCATCTGCCAATCCAGAAACCCAGTTGGGATCCACAATCCTTTGACATGATTGCCATCGGGTGGCTGGCCAGATGGCACGGATTCGACCGGGTAGTGCACGGATTGCGCAATTTTGCCCGGCAAATGCCAGGGGTGCGTTCTCATCTGCACATTGTGGGCGAGGGTCCCTTCCAAGAATCGCTCAAAGACTGTGTGCGGCAGGAGGGTTGTGGTAACCAAGTCACCTTTTGGGAAAGCACGGAGGGGGAGGAGCTTGATGCTATCTTTGCCCGTTGCCAATTGGGCATTGGCTCTCTCGGCTGGCACCGTACGGAAGTTGAGCATGCAGATACGCTTAAAAGCAGGGAGTATGTCGCCCGAGGGCTTCCGGTGGTACTGAGCTATGATGACACAATCGGCAATGCTGGACTACCCGGAATTTTTCGTGTCAGCGCAGATGATAGACCTATCGACCTGACAGAGATATATAACCAGGTCAGAGAGTTTTTCGCTGATGGGGGTCCTCGTATCCATTGGGATTACGCAAGGACTCACTACGACTGGAGTCTGATAACCCGTCGTCAAATGGAAACCATCTTGAGTCATATTTCACAGAGTACGAATACTATTTACAGCTGAGGTTAATTTTCTAAAAAACTAGGTCGCTCTTTTAGGCAAAGGATAGCGACACTTTTGGATTTATTTAAAACAGGTGGTTGTTATGCTGCTTGATATAGTGATCTGTACCTACAATAGGGGTAATTACCTCTCCAAATGCTTAGAAAGTTTGTTAAATCAAGTTCAATCATTTGAAAATGTCGGGCTATTTGTTGTTGACAACAATAGTACCGACAACACAAAAAAGGTTGTTGAAGGATTTCAACAAAAGGTCACCAAAGTTCGTTATGTAAGCTGCCTTAAGCAGGGACTTGGCTTTGCTCGCAATAAAGCTATTGAAGAATGTAATGCAGAATGGCTCGCATTTATTGATGACGATGCTTATGCGGAAAAAAATTGGTTGGAAAATATTCTTCGGATAATACACGAGGGGAAATTCGACGCTTTTGGGGGAGTATATTATCCTTGGTACGCAGAGGGGAAGGTGCCTTGGTTCAAAGATTGCTACGAAACAAATGATACATGGATGCCTCCCGGTGATGAGTTTCGTTTGACGCAGGGTTATTTTTCTGGGGGGAATTCAGTGTTTAACGTTGGAAAACTCAGGGCTGCAGGAGGATTTCCAGTGGGAATTGGAATGAACGGCAACTTTGTCGGTTACGGCGAGGAAGTTGCCACCCAGCGGACCATGGCGATCAACGGTTCCCGACTCGGCTTCAGTCGCCGTTTGATTATTCACCATCTGGTACCGATGCGAAAGCAGAGGTGGCAATGGGCTTGGAAGCGCTCTTTTGCCTCGGGGAGGGATTTTTGGGCTATATATTCGAAGGAAACGACAAGAGAAAATCTATTTTTCTATATAAAGAGTTCGCTTTTTAACACTTTTAGGGTTACAGCAATGTCGTTGAAATTATTTTTGTCAGGGAATCATAATTTTAAATGTCTTCTCTATGAATCTGGAAAGTTTGCATATATTTCTGGACTTATTTTTGGATATTGTCAGATGGAAAAATTATAATTTTTCTAACAAATAAATTGTATTATCAACGAGATGGGCGTGGGAACAACGCCACGGTTGTCCCCTTAGTGGGCTACCGGTAACGCCCCCCCCCCCCCCGAGGGCGCCGCTAAAACCCAGTCATCTGGGTAGGGTTTTTGCTCCATGAATTTCAGCATTGAAAAAAATCGTGTCGTTCTATTTGGCGCAGGAAGTCTTCTTTCCAAATATATCAGATGGATTGAAGATATTTACCATGTCGTATCAGTTATAGACAATGACAATAAAAAACATGGTCATAAAATTGAGGGATATCATGTTTTTGGTCATGAAAAAATAATGGAACTAAATTTTGAAAAAATAATAATTACAAGCATGTTTTTTGAAGAAATTAGAAATCAACTTATTTCTTTTGGACTAATTAAAGAAAATATTATTTCTGTTTATGAAGACACCTATTTGCATAGCCATATAGTCAACGGATTATCCATAGAGGATCGATTTAAAGAGTCTCGAAGTTTTTTTTCATCTTTGCCGGATGCTGGTAAACGCCAAGACGTACTCATCATTATAAATTCTCTTGGGATGGGTGGTGCAGAAAGAGCGCTGGTTGACCTTCTGGATAAACTCGACCACAAAAGATATCGTTTTGTTTTGTTGGCCTTGTCTGGGAAAGGACATTATGCAAAACATATTAACAAAAAAGTACCCATGCATGAATTGTTGACGAGTGATGAATCCATAAACTTTGCCAGTTCTGTTTTTTTCTCACTGTCCGCAAAGGATCTTTATCTTAATATCATCGGGAGAAGATTTGACACATGCGTCTCTTTTCTGGAAGGCTGGTCGACCTATTTAGTCTCCGAAGCTGATTGCGTCAGAAAAATCGGATGGATACATACAGATTATTCAAACAACCATTGGACAAAATATATTTATTTATCCTTGAAAAATGAGGCTGAGGTTTACTCAAAATTGGATTCTGTGGTTTTTGTCTCTAAATCTGGCCTTGATGCTTTTATTGAGGTATTTCCAGACTATCGTGGCCACAAGACGGTCATCCCAAACATTTTCAATAACTCAGCAATAACTCTTAAATCAAAGGATTTTTTTTCCTTCCCAGAGGGTATCTGTGGAAAAAAAGTCTTCGTTGCCGTTGGGCGATTGGTTGAGGTGAAAGGGTTTAAAAGGCTGATACGTGCCTTTGCCCGACTCGCTCGTGTGAAAAACGATATTCATTTGGTCATTGCGGGGGAAGGTCCACAAAGGAAGGAGTTGGAGGCCCTGGTTGATGATCTTTCAATCCAAAATCATGTAACTTTGCTTGGCAGAGTCGAGAATCCGTACCCGCTGATCAAACATGGAGATTTTTTTATTTCCTCCTCCCTCGCCGAAGGACACCCTATTTCAATAGGCGAGGCGCTGCTTCTCGAACGCCCGGTTATCGCTACTGACTGCTCGGGGAACAGGGAGATTTTAAACCATGGCGAATTTGGCCTTCTGGTTGATAGCTCGGAAGATGGCTTATATTCCGGAATGCTATTAGCCGTTACTCAAGATGAATTTGCTGAAGAATACAGGGAAAAAGCTCTTTCCTCCCACAAAAGGTTCAATGCTGAAAACATTTTGGAAAAAGTCGACAACCTACTCCGCTTTCGAGCGAACTGTCCGCCGGCTAACAGCATATCCCACTTCGTTTGAGTATCGTCAGACCACGAAAGGCGAACTATTAAATCATAAAGGAGAAAATCGTTGAACGTGAGTAGCCGTTTAGGCTTAGACATATTCTCCCCGTCCGGCCACCCCCTGGGAAAGCTCAGTCCTGCGACCCTGGTCAGCCCTAAGGATTTGGTGACCTCAAAACGCTTGGACCTTGCAGTTAAATACAACTTTGCTCGGTTTTTAAACGGAAAGGGACGACGCCACAGAGTTTCATCGCCGGACATTTTGTATTCGTCGCATATCGAATTGAGGACAGGAGGCGTCGAGCCCTATGGAATTTTCAAAAAAAGATCCATAGAAGACTACCTTTCTTATTTTAAAATTGTAAACAATCAAATTAGAGAATATGGATTCGATGAGAATGAGCCCATATATGTCTCCTCAAAAACAGGTCTCGTGCTGAATGGTGCTCACCGCCTTGCTGTTTCTATTGAGCAAGGCATTCCACTTGTTCCGGTTGTGTACGATTCCAATTCAGAGGGTCGGACCTGGGATTTTTTTTGGTTCCTCGAGGCAGGCTTTTCTCGTTCCGACCTTGCTGAAATAGCAAGCAATTATTTAGAAATTACCAGCAAAAATTACAATGCCGCGATCGTTTGGCCCTCTGACAATGTTCATTTTCATGAAGTTTTGAAAGAGATCAAAGAAAGATCGGGAATAATTTACGTCGACTGCTTAGACTCTCAACACAATTTGAAAGAGTTTCTATTTGATGTTTACAGTTACGACAAAGGAATTGATGTTGGGAGAACAAACGATAATATCCTACAAAAATTTGGACGTCTTTCGGAAAAGTCCATTAAGGACATAGGCCTTATTATTTTTGAAACCGAAACATTTGAAGACTCAATCGAATTAAGAAATGATGTTAGATCAATATTTAAAAATAGAATTAACGGCCCAGATTTTGACATAATACACTCGGGCTGCAGTCCTGATGAGCGCGACCATATCGCTAATATCATATTAAGTATTGCAACCCTTGACAGCTACAAAATTCGCCCTGAACTTTCGCAAAATCTTATAGAAAAAATTCATGTTTTGAGAAATTGGGCCAAGGAGAATTCTTTCTCCATTGACAACCTTGCAGTAGTTGGCGGTGCAGCGCTTGATCTGTACGGGCAAAAAAAATGTGATGACATTGATATTATAATGCGCTACCGCGATCGAAGGGAAAGATGGAATGACGGTTCCGCACAATTGTCATTCGGTCTTGACTTAGCAGGTTTTGGGTACGCCAACCACTTTAAGCGGGAGAGCCCACCGACGGATGATGAGATCATTTCTTGCCGTGACATGCACGTCATGGCAAGGGGTGTCAAATTTGCTACCCTTGACACGGTATTGGCGCGGAAACGATACTCTCATCAAAAAGCCAAAAATCGTGAAGACATTAGAAACTATGCTCTTTCAAGACTCAAGATTCCTATAAACCTCGAATCTGACGAGGCGGAAGCACTCTACATTGGCAAGGCGGCTTTTGAGCAGCTCAAAAAACTTGCCGAGAAGTATCATGCTGAAGGCAAGCTTCATATTGCGTCTTCTTACTATCGAAAAATAACAGAAGAGTGGCCTAAATCTGATTATGGGTGGCTTGGTCTTGGCATCTGTGCTGTTCAAAGAGGTGACATGTCCTATGCAAGAGACTACCTGGAAAAAGCAGCAGGCCTCGGAACAAGCAAAGTGGCTAGAAGTCTTCTCTCTGGAATTTAAGAGGCAACATGCTTGAGGAACTAGAAAGGTTCGTTTTGTGCACTACACCGGCCGAGTTAAGGAAAAAGCATTTATCCGGACTGGTTACTCATCACCTTCAAAGATATAGAATTGCTAAATTTCAGCAGATCGTTGCCGAATTCAACAATAATGAGAAACACAAGCCTTTATTAACCCTTGAAGGCATGTTGCCTGAAAAAAAAAATAAAATAGGCCACATAGGCAGCATTTCTGAAAATTATTTCTATGGTCATGGCCTTGCTTTAAGAGAGTATTGTGGGTCCAGAAGATCCATTACATCCTGCATTGAGCATGCTGTTTATCTAGACAACAACCTCCCCCAGCGCGATTGTCGGTGGCCCGTGCTATGCTTCTCTCCCCGCAGGGAATCCTTTCTCAGAACCCGTGGATTCGAAGCCACTGCCATCGGGTTACCCATTGTGTACACAAAAGGCTTATTGCCTGCTGGGCAGATCGAACGTTTGAAGACTCGCCTTGGGAAAACTCTTATTTTTTTCCCTTTTCATTCTATTGAAAATGCTTATTGCCGATATTCGATCACCGAGGCAATAAGAGCCTTATCGGAGTATCAAAAAGAATATAAAACCATTATAGTTTGCATCTACTTTCATGATATAAAAAGTGAATCACTTATCAAACGCTACAAAGATGCTGGCTTCTATTGCGTTACAGCAGGACATCGGGAAGATCCTCTTTTTTTAAAAAGACTGAGAAGTTTTTTCGACATTTCGGATGCCACTGCGACAAATATGGTTGGAACAAGTTCGGCATACAGCCTAGGATTAAACATAAAGCATTACATTATTGATCAAGATGTAAAAAAAATACCTATAAATCTAAACGAGCCCGTTATAAATAAAAAGAATCAAATCAGGGAAAAGGCTATGGAAATTTTAAAAGAACAAAAAAACATAAACAATGAGAATGATTTCTTTTCCTACAACTTTGGCACGAATATTAAATTGTCTTGCAAAGCAATAAAAGAACTTTTACATATTTAGATTTTTTAAAAAATGAAAATAAATAGTAAATCAAAAAAATTGATAATTTTTGGAATTGGAAAAGGCGGCCAACACGGCTTTAAATTTTTCAAAAAAAACTACAATATAATTGCATTCTGCGATAACAACTCAAAAATGTATGGAGAATATTTTTTTAATATTCCTGTTATTGGTCCTTACGATATTGAAAGATACGATTTTGATGAAATTGCAATCTGCAGCAGCTATAAAAATGAAATATATGAGCAGCTTGTTTCCGAACTCGGTTTTTCCCCTAATAAAATCAATATATTAGACAATGATATTTTGATTTTTGGCCCAGGAAAACCATTTTTGTTTTATGGATTGAGTTTTTTAATTTTTCTTGGGCTGACTTCTATTTTGGCATTGTTGATTTTCAATCTTTTTTTATGACAGATCAAGACATCCTTTCATTTCGCGCCGCTTTGCCACGCCAACCCCACCCCAAAAGCAAACCGCAGGAACCAACATCCAAAAATTGAAAAAAATTTATTTTCCCCCTAAACCTTTTCTCATTCCCTGCCGATAAGCCTCTCGAGAGCCGGAAAAATCCCCAATAAAGGAGGTGAGGTTCCCCAGGTTCCAAATGCTTTAGCTCCCGGGCTCTCAAAACATAGTTAAACAAAACAACCCCAAGGGCAAGGATGCCCGCAACCCAACTTCACGGAGGATTTTACCATGGCACTTACCATCAATACTAACGTCGCTTCTCTTAACGCTCAACGCAACCTTTCCGGATCGCAAAGCGCCCTCGGTACCGCCATGCAGCGCCTGTCTTCAGGTCTTCGCATCAACAGCGCCAAGGACGACTCGGCCGGATTGGCCATTTCTGACCGCATGACCTCGCAGATTCGTGGCCTCAACCAGGCCGTTCGTAACGCCAACGACGGTATCTCCGTTGCTCAGACCGCCGAAGGCGCCATGGGCGAGATCACCAACATTCTGCAACGCATGCGCGAACTGGCTGTTCAGTCGGCTAACGACAGCAACAGTGAGTCTGACCGTAAGTCCCTGCAGGCCGAGGTAAGTCAGCTGATCAATGAAATCGATCGTATCGCTCAGACGACCGAGTTCAATGAGACCAAACTTCTTGACGGTTCCGGGTCAACCCTGAACTTCCAGGTCGGCGCCCGTGGTACCACCAGTGATCAGATCGGCATTAAAATCGAAGACCTCGATATGACGACTGATACACTTGGTGTCGATGGTGTGGATTTGGAGGCCAGCGATT
Proteins encoded in this region:
- a CDS encoding glycosyltransferase family 2 protein produces the protein MKLSVIVPAYRLAPYIHECLLSLLAQRTDFPFEVLVCNDASPDDTLAALQPLAEAFSNLRVLNNPENLGLIGTMGRLLAECRGQYIAYIDGDDLALPGKLQKQVDYLDGHPECGLVYHESQVFDSATGAILKHFSREYYNAAYIPQRANITHLIRYGVFLQAGSIMFRRHDRLQQSLQHGCRIICDYPWHIANAHYTGGTIDRLDEVLGRYRIHSSSFGAQTGRSLERRVTVTRELEQACRHAEALGIDAPIVAQGISHHRFSAALYFLRAGADELFIQMIEEAQCDGWYFDDRHRFAFEKRRFPEEVRAMLGWAA
- the glf gene encoding UDP-galactopyranose mutase, translating into MSEHYEALIVGAGFSGAVLAERLASQLGWRVLVVDKREHVGGNCFDECDEKGILVHRYGPHIFHTDHQQVVDYLSQFTAWRPYEHRVLASIDGQLVPLPFNLNSIDKLFTTSKARVLADALVENFGEGTRVPILKLRESSNPLLQELAGFVYDKVFLNYTTKQWGCRPEDISPEVTARVPVIVGRDDRYFADVFQAVPAEGYTKLFESILAHPKIDLRLKTDYADISKFNRETGEISLMGNTFKGVLIFTGMVDELFGFCHGELPYRSLRFDFQHHDQEFFQPTAVVNYPNEHTYTRITEFKHLSGQKNSGTSIVYEYPQPYDRQNPAANIPYYPVFDETGKKAYEHYEAALQGHAKVFAVGRLAQYRYLDMDDAVANALDVFASLSKFASKRRCLGWENT
- a CDS encoding glycosyltransferase family 2 protein; the encoded protein is MKQPAVTVVICNFNKREDVVRAVQSVHDSHNVQCTTLVIDNASTDGSQDLLRERFGDRIQLVELPCNIGGAGGFGTGMTRALAEPSEFVLLLDNDAFLEPDALAQMCDFLVQRPDVAVVGPAILFDQQRDLVQELGGRINERFVFHPNFRGSARTELPAAPYCCDYVPACCLLTRREVIDQVGVFDPSYFLYWDDVDWCSRVRQQTGMTIQGLPSAIAWHRGGSATNPIARYYQWRNRLKYFSAHLQPAQWPAFAVSFAEQVMMALVNSRLSGKENVVAAIEAALEDATARRFDRCQNTERFIAVKPRQPYTAKASAVVHECGHVFDAIGLQGVDYIQDAYGNRIGSLAATEAAALAKNCCDYARLIAASLATLAPCD
- a CDS encoding glycosyltransferase encodes the protein MTMVYEVNLATRGSIGIKKKMLGQAEAFSLHCRRVEVICLDRATIIGLTFVDGKNIARRELLHDVGIDEFFTAACRVLKDFLSGMDVFYFRFAPMRNAGLADCLRLVRESGYPVFLEVPTYPYIKELSEEHKQLDATFQPNLNALATTVFSPSVPSHLERLFGSPLVRMQNGIACNHLPIQKPSWDPQSFDMIAIGWLARWHGFDRVVHGLRNFARQMPGVRSHLHIVGEGPFQESLKDCVRQEGCGNQVTFWESTEGEELDAIFARCQLGIGSLGWHRTEVEHADTLKSREYVARGLPVVLSYDDTIGNAGLPGIFRVSADDRPIDLTEIYNQVREFFADGGPRIHWDYARTHYDWSLITRRQMETILSHISQSTNTIYS
- a CDS encoding glycosyltransferase family 2 protein, translated to MLLDIVICTYNRGNYLSKCLESLLNQVQSFENVGLFVVDNNSTDNTKKVVEGFQQKVTKVRYVSCLKQGLGFARNKAIEECNAEWLAFIDDDAYAEKNWLENILRIIHEGKFDAFGGVYYPWYAEGKVPWFKDCYETNDTWMPPGDEFRLTQGYFSGGNSVFNVGKLRAAGGFPVGIGMNGNFVGYGEEVATQRTMAINGSRLGFSRRLIIHHLVPMRKQRWQWAWKRSFASGRDFWAIYSKETTRENLFFYIKSSLFNTFRVTAMSLKLFLSGNHNFKCLLYESGKFAYISGLIFGYCQMEKL
- a CDS encoding glycosyltransferase; the encoded protein is MNFSIEKNRVVLFGAGSLLSKYIRWIEDIYHVVSVIDNDNKKHGHKIEGYHVFGHEKIMELNFEKIIITSMFFEEIRNQLISFGLIKENIISVYEDTYLHSHIVNGLSIEDRFKESRSFFSSLPDAGKRQDVLIIINSLGMGGAERALVDLLDKLDHKRYRFVLLALSGKGHYAKHINKKVPMHELLTSDESINFASSVFFSLSAKDLYLNIIGRRFDTCVSFLEGWSTYLVSEADCVRKIGWIHTDYSNNHWTKYIYLSLKNEAEVYSKLDSVVFVSKSGLDAFIEVFPDYRGHKTVIPNIFNNSAITLKSKDFFSFPEGICGKKVFVAVGRLVEVKGFKRLIRAFARLARVKNDIHLVIAGEGPQRKELEALVDDLSIQNHVTLLGRVENPYPLIKHGDFFISSSLAEGHPISIGEALLLERPVIATDCSGNREILNHGEFGLLVDSSEDGLYSGMLLAVTQDEFAEEYREKALSSHKRFNAENILEKVDNLLRFRANCPPANSISHFV
- a CDS encoding ParB N-terminal domain-containing protein, which gives rise to MNVSSRLGLDIFSPSGHPLGKLSPATLVSPKDLVTSKRLDLAVKYNFARFLNGKGRRHRVSSPDILYSSHIELRTGGVEPYGIFKKRSIEDYLSYFKIVNNQIREYGFDENEPIYVSSKTGLVLNGAHRLAVSIEQGIPLVPVVYDSNSEGRTWDFFWFLEAGFSRSDLAEIASNYLEITSKNYNAAIVWPSDNVHFHEVLKEIKERSGIIYVDCLDSQHNLKEFLFDVYSYDKGIDVGRTNDNILQKFGRLSEKSIKDIGLIIFETETFEDSIELRNDVRSIFKNRINGPDFDIIHSGCSPDERDHIANIILSIATLDSYKIRPELSQNLIEKIHVLRNWAKENSFSIDNLAVVGGAALDLYGQKKCDDIDIIMRYRDRRERWNDGSAQLSFGLDLAGFGYANHFKRESPPTDDEIISCRDMHVMARGVKFATLDTVLARKRYSHQKAKNREDIRNYALSRLKIPINLESDEAEALYIGKAAFEQLKKLAEKYHAEGKLHIASSYYRKITEEWPKSDYGWLGLGICAVQRGDMSYARDYLEKAAGLGTSKVARSLLSGI
- a CDS encoding nucleoside-diphosphate sugar epimerase/dehydratase, whose translation is MKINSKSKKLIIFGIGKGGQHGFKFFKKNYNIIAFCDNNSKMYGEYFFNIPVIGPYDIERYDFDEIAICSSYKNEIYEQLVSELGFSPNKINILDNDILIFGPGKPFLFYGLSFLIFLGLTSILALLIFNLFL
- a CDS encoding flagellin domain-containing protein, which translates into the protein MALTINTNVASLNAQRNLSGSQSALGTAMQRLSSGLRINSAKDDSAGLAISDRMTSQIRGLNQAVRNANDGISVAQTAEGAMGEITNILQRMRELAVQSANDSNSESDRKSLQAEVSQLINEIDRIAQTTEFNETKLLDGSGSTLNFQVGARGTTSDQIGIKIEDLDMTTDTLGVDGVDLEASDFDIDATLKSIDDAIGTVSSARGDLGAIQNRFESTIANLSNISENVSAARSRIMDADIAQETSNMTKFNILQQAGVSILAQANQAPQLALSLLG